In Cyprinus carpio isolate SPL01 chromosome A1, ASM1834038v1, whole genome shotgun sequence, the following proteins share a genomic window:
- the LOC109048211 gene encoding uncharacterized protein LOC109048211: MESDEEIVGASRPKRQTRPPVRFQDFEVQYVGGRAVTEHTISPPWEVPAHLTPLQSSWHNPNYLCDDAALHTGPRLRSPSFSSTEHSENLAQSFMSAQQPRYPEPEYYNELQAIRRENAQLLQTHQAFRDDIMELKAVSTEFKELVKIAQALRAELSPCKSHDSPPVQSDPKLPFTSSCHVDQTEQATTADDKEWPELPPWPEPELELRRGMETLKLSKPSTATYQR; this comes from the coding sequence ATGGAATCTGATGAGGAGATTGTTGGAGCATCCAGACCAAAACGCCAAACACGTCCACCAGTACGATTCCAAGATTTCGAAGTGCAGTATGTAGGTGGCAGAGCTGTAACTGAACATACTATCTCACCCCCCTGGGAGGTACCGGCCCATTTGACACCTCTCCAGTCTTCGTGGCACAATCCTAATTACCTCTGTGATGATGCTGCTCTTCACACAGGCCCTCGGTTAAGATCACCAAGCTTCAGTTCTACAGAGCACAGTGAAAACCTAGCTCAGTCATTCATGTCAGCCCAGCAGCCCAGATACCCTGAGCCTGAGTACTACAATGAACTACAAGCCATTCGCAGAGAGAATGCACAGCTGCTGCAGACACACCAAGCTTTTCGTGATGACATCATGGAGTTGAAAGCAGTTAGTACTGAGTTCAAAGAACTTGTTAAAATTGCTCAAGCCCTGAGAGCAGAGCTCAGTCCATGTAAAAGCCATGACAGTCCTCCAGTGCAATCAGACCCCAAATTGCCATTCACTTCTTCCTGCCACGTAGACCAGACAGAGCAGGCCACAACAGCTGATGATAAAGAGTGGCCTGAGCTTCCACCCTGGCCTGAGCCCGAGTTAGAACTGAGAAGGGGTATGGAGACTTTAAAGTTATCAAAACCCAGCACAGCTACCTATCAACGATAG